A genome region from Gigantopelta aegis isolate Gae_Host chromosome 3, Gae_host_genome, whole genome shotgun sequence includes the following:
- the LOC121391415 gene encoding agrin-like isoform X1, with the protein MITIQFLLIFCLSVSSAFIFHSSGSGSSSVNSCSRYLSMNCNEFGHDKECGTDGTTYDNRCAFTQAKCRGQDIHVAHKGECTGLKPTGPPLLTGEKAIQDFFCLELAHENCPGGVEKICGTDGFTYLNMCEYEKARCMHRELHVRKFGECTK; encoded by the exons ATGATcacaatacaatttctattaaTTTTCTGTCTTTCAGTGTCGTCTGCTTTTATATTTCATAGCTCGGGTTCGGGCTCGAGCTCGGTCAATTCCTGCAGTCGATACCTCTCCATGAACTGTAACGAATTCGGCCACGATAAAGAATGTGGAACTGACGGAACTACTTATGACAACCG GTGTGCCTTCACGCAAGCCAAGTGTCGTGGGCAAGACATCCACGTGGCACACAAAGGCGAGTGTACGGGTCTAAAGCCAACCGGACCTCCGCTCCTGACCGGCGAAAAGGCCATCCAGGACTTCTTCTGTTTAGAGCTAGCTCACGAAAACTGTCCCGGCGGAGTGGAGAAAATATGTGGCACGGACGGATTTACTTATCTCAACAT gtgTGAATATGAGAAGGCACGCTGTATGCACAGGGAACTCCACGTCAGAAAATTCGGCGAATGCACCAAATAA
- the LOC121368756 gene encoding agrin-like, whose product MKLVLYLAIIVGACGENLHNNKNLVCQLVIEQLDCSHYEAKTICANHEYEFDTECEFAKAHCRNQQLKITREGPCNIIYFTDTTKNPVVTTSAPKTCDNMLASTVCNDIKNELCGSDHKTYNNYCKFDKARCSMLPQVIHIVHHGPCKPDVASTTVAPSTALPSAYEIICRAISKVTCPTAPDELCGSDGHTYHTPCEFEKAKCQQNSLTVSKNGRC is encoded by the exons ATGAAATTGGTTCTGTACCTTGCCATTATTGTCG GCGCATGTGGAGAGAATCTGCACAACAACAAGAATTTAGTTTGTCAGCTAGTGATTGAGCAGTTGGACTGTAGCCATTATGAAGCCAAGACTATCTGTGCTAACCACGAGTATGAATTCGACACAGA ATGTGAATTTGCGAAAGCCCACTGTCGTAATCAACAGCTGAAAATCACAAGGGAAGGTCCTTgcaacattatatattttacgGACACCACCAAAAACCCAGTTGTCACAA CTTCAGCTCCGAAGACGTGTGACAACATGTTGGCGTCCACTGTCTGTAATGACATTAAAAACGAACTGTGTGGGTCTGACCACAAGACGTACAATAACTA CTGTAAATTCGATAAAGCCAGGTGCAGTATGTTACCACAGGTTATACACATTGTTCACCACGGCCCCTGTAAACCAGATGTTGCCAGCACTACTGTTGCTCCAAGCACTGCATTGCCGTCGGCGTATGAAATCATATGCAGGGCTATCAGCAAGGTAACCTGCCCGACAGCACCAGACGAACTGTGTGGAAGTGACGGCCACACATACCATACACC gtGTGAATTTGAGAAGGCCAAATGTCAACAAAACAGTCTTACAGTTTCCAAGAATGGACGTTGTTAA
- the LOC121391415 gene encoding agrin-like isoform X2 gives MFRVACVVLCFAVSSAFIFHSSGSGSSSVNSCSRYLSMNCNEFGHDKECGTDGTTYDNRCAFTQAKCRGQDIHVAHKGECTGLKPTGPPLLTGEKAIQDFFCLELAHENCPGGVEKICGTDGFTYLNMCEYEKARCMHRELHVRKFGECTK, from the exons ATGTTCCGTGTGGCTTGCGTGGTTCTTTGTTTTGCAG TGTCGTCTGCTTTTATATTTCATAGCTCGGGTTCGGGCTCGAGCTCGGTCAATTCCTGCAGTCGATACCTCTCCATGAACTGTAACGAATTCGGCCACGATAAAGAATGTGGAACTGACGGAACTACTTATGACAACCG GTGTGCCTTCACGCAAGCCAAGTGTCGTGGGCAAGACATCCACGTGGCACACAAAGGCGAGTGTACGGGTCTAAAGCCAACCGGACCTCCGCTCCTGACCGGCGAAAAGGCCATCCAGGACTTCTTCTGTTTAGAGCTAGCTCACGAAAACTGTCCCGGCGGAGTGGAGAAAATATGTGGCACGGACGGATTTACTTATCTCAACAT gtgTGAATATGAGAAGGCACGCTGTATGCACAGGGAACTCCACGTCAGAAAATTCGGCGAATGCACCAAATAA